ATTTCAAGATGCCCATAAAAAGCTATTTGATGAATCAGGAACTCGTTTGAAGTTCGGGAAAAAGTACCGCTAAACCAAGGGCTagttaattagggttttgtgagTCGAATTTGATTGTATTGCATGTCCTGAACTTTGCCACAAATGATCACTATATGAAACATATctaatgaaattttgtttttggtgaaaaataaTTCATACAAATTAGTAATGTtatgaagactaaatttgtagataaaatttgttAAGCTAAATAAtgtgaaagttgatgattgatgaacatgctcattttctattgatgatacgtcatttagtttgcaaatgttgtttataaatttagtttcaTCAGCATTATCCAATACACACTAATTTAATATAGATACTCGAGCGATcgattttccaaaaaaataaaattttaaataaataattaatacgtGTATCTATTTACAGAAGCCAATGAAGCCATGCATGCATGAACTAAAAGTGAATATTCCCATTGTCTAAGATCCCCTTGAAAATGTCCAGCAACGGGAACATCAAAGCAGCCGCGGATACGGGCACGCTGAGTGTAACAAGAGCAAGCATTCCCAACGCCACGCTAGGCCTAGTGTTCATCAATTGGGATTGCAGCAACCCCACGCCTTCGCAGATGTCCGAGTTGTAGTGTGCATAATATTGCTTCTCCCACTGCATCCAGTTCGACGGCGGTTGGTGATCATCGTCCTGCATCTCCGCGTCGTGAATTCGCATTCGAAGCACAATCATGTCCTCCTCCACAAGTCTGCCGTCGTAGTTATCATGACCACGCGACGACGCAGAAATCGTCATAGGACAACGCCTACGCCGTATTTCCAACAACCCCGTCTTTCGGTTACTGCCGGAATTGAGATGCCGCGGCGGTGGCAGAGCTGGGTGGTGAGCAGAGATTAGTATTGCTGTAGACATGGTTACAAAGCTTGCAGCTTTTCCAAAGTTTGATGTATGTTTTTGTTTGCCAACAAGGCATGTACAAGGTACATATATATAGATGATAccaatgtgtgtgtgtgagagagagagagagagagagagagagagagagagagaccgcgTAGGAGTGACATGTGACAAATTGCGCGTGGCTTTTTTGGGGTTGGATTCATTGAACTTGAAGATGATTTGGCGGATAGGGGGGAGCCAGGAGATTGAACCCTCGAAGAAGTTTCTTGTTTTGGAAGTAATGTTGTGATGGGGACGGCAAACCAAATCTAATCCATTGATTTTATACATTTTGCGTAACCGTTTTTTATGCGTGTCAGCAGCCgccatctcattttcttttccgACGCACTTTCGGTTAAAGTTAAAAGATCTCGTATCATAGTTATCAGTTAAAGACTCGtttgaaaacacttttaaaataactgtaaaaataactgaaagaattcaaatacttttttaagatttaattgtatttttactaatgattgattttaaaaatattttttttatcaaaacactttcaattattttaaaaataatttcaaatgaGCCTTAATACACATCGTACGAGAACAGTTTGATTCATTTAGCACCGTATTTTAGAATAACTCAATCTTCGAAGCTACATAAAGAGATGGATGCCAACAGCGACATGACAATGTTACAAGGATTTGCTGTATAGACGTTTCTAGGTAGCGTTGAATGAAAggcaccttttttattttaatttttaatttttatgccaatgcaacatatatatatatatatatatttattacacacacacacatattattattattattattataataagTCTACCGAGGCAGAGACTCAAACTTGAGCTCAAAAGAGCAATGTGCGGTTGTGCCTGTCGTAACCAACTAGCCTAATCTGTATTACATTGAAAACTCTGATAACATGGAAAAGTTCTGGCAAGACAAGTAATGAACTAATAGAAAGATAGTAGTGCAAATCATGCCTTTCTCTTGACACAAAATACTGTAAAAGATCCCACGGAAATACGTCTACCGGTCTACGCCCGGTTGCCATGATCATATACGAAAGACATACATCTTCATCCACTGCAAGGTGGTAGCTATGATTTCTAAGTTGATTTGGATATACAATACAGCAACACGATTAATCATCGTCAATCGTCTTGTTTCATAGAAAATATGGCTCATTGGGACAGAAAAAGGCACGAGGCTCCCTTATTTGCTAACATATCTCCTTTACTTAGCACCTGTATGAAATAGATCAATAAATAGTGGCACATCTCATAACAACACTACTAATGCCTAAGTAATCACAAACCTTCTAGGACAAAGTCAATCGGAGGTGATTCACTTGGTGGCTGGTTTAATTCGACTTTTTCAACTGTTACAGGTTGTTCATTATCTTCATTTGGCTCGTTTTGTTCATCTTGTTCGGTATTTAAGAGCTCAAGTTGCACCGCTGGTTGGATTTGGTCAAGAGGTGCGGCCTCCAGCAGCTGGTGTTTCGGTTTGTTTTTCTGAAGGAGAAGGTAAGTGGTGCTATACCAAAACAACAGTATTCTACTTTGGGCTACCAATGTCTCCCTAATGTGACTTCCTCCGAAAGAGATGCGTTCAAGTGCCTGCAAAATAACAAGGAAACAGAGTAGAAGGTCTTAGATATAAAATATCAGTGACAAAATTATCTacttcatgagtagtaaaaatatTCATATGAGATAGGATACTGATCACAAAATCCCAACACCTATAGCTAGATATTGCTGTGGAGGAAGCATTTCTCAATCAACGATACTGTGTTAATTTTAAGAACCATACACATGGAAGTACAAAAATTGTGATAATAGTGCGAAGGGTTTACGGCTATGCTTCCTACATAGTATTAGGTTCTATTAATAAAGAGCAGACGGGTTCATTTTATTGAAAGTTCAAACAGGTTCCTCCTTGTACCTGCTCTCCGTTTTGAATATCGTAAGAATGCTGATGATCAAATTGAAGACCCCTAAACTCATTGATGCAAAGACCTTGAAAGGCCCTGAAAGTGTACAAGGCAATTATACAATCGTAAGGTAAAGGAGACAATACTTAATTGTATCATATGATCTATATAAGCAATCAATGGACTTCTTTCCTTCAGGAAAACGGCAAGTGATCTTTGATCTTACCATCTAATTAGAGAGACACTAGGAATCCAACGAAAGATGATTGGTGTATTCTCTGCATTGACATAATAGCCTCCAAATACAAGAAAAACTGTCATAAGTGAGGGTCCCACGGCCATAGCTGCTTCAGTGGTTGGAACCATAGCGCCAACAGTTAGACCCATAGCAGAGGCCGCAAAAGATTCCACCGTCACAATACCACAAAACTTCCCAAATCTAAAAGGCCAAAAAATTGCATGTAAACCTTGTGATCAATCTTAACAAGGTGGTAtaataaaatttgcaaaaagAAATTACCAACCAATGAACAGTAAGTATCCTATACAGGTATACAGAACCCAGACATTTTTAATTCCAACTCCTTTTCTACTCCCCGCTTACTGATTGCCCAATCACCCTGAATCCCTGATATGCATCTATTAATTTTGGCAAAGGGAAACCACTCAGCTTATTCATAATGTACAGTCTAAAATATGGCAAGTACATGTTTAGGCAGATATTAGTTTCCACATGTCTGGTAAGGGATTTATTGCCTCTATTATTGGGAGCCGTGACAGCTTCCTTATATATTGTGCGCACAAGTGTGATTCTGTGTTACGGTTACCAGATTGGTAATTGCGTCTCATACTGCAACCCAAATtaaagaatttacttaacacttGAAGAAAAGGAGGTTACAGAACATCATCTCATGTTGGACATTCATAACAAGGATGAAGATAACCTGGATAAAGTAGGATGAAGACGAGCCATGGGGTACAAAATGGCGCCGAACATTAATGGAAATGCTGACCCAACAGGAATCTCAGC
This Pyrus communis chromosome 6, drPyrComm1.1, whole genome shotgun sequence DNA region includes the following protein-coding sequences:
- the LOC137736380 gene encoding uncharacterized protein is translated as MSTAILISAHHPALPPPRHLNSGSNRKTGLLEIRRRRCPMTISASSRGHDNYDGRLVEEDMIVLRMRIHDAEMQDDDHQPPSNWMQWEKQYYAHYNSDICEGVGLLQSQLMNTRPSVALGMLALVTLSVPVSAAALMFPLLDIFKGILDNGNIHF